The segment TCAATTTGCTTTTTATCGCTGATCTTTTTAACCAGGCTTTCAATTTCACCACGCAGTTGTGCATCGATAGGGTAAGCTGTAACAACAGATGCTTTACTGATTCCCTTATATTGGTTATACGCATTATGAAACTCACGGGCAATTGCCGGTAATAGCGGCTCACGGTTCTTCTTTGTGATGATATCAAAAAAGGCAAGCGTTAACGGCTCAACTTTACCTGTAAAAAGTTTGGCCATGATTTGGCGCTTCATGTCGTGGCGAATTACAGGGCTGCGCAGCATGACGGAAAAGGATCGGTTTTCATCACAAACTTTAGTGAATAAACGCATGTCCTGGTAAACTTTGTCCAGCGACTTTTGCTCCTCTGCCAGGCCGAGCAATGACTTTACGTAACGTGATGCTACCCGTGCTTCTGCCATGGCATTAATTAAGTTTCAATTCTTTGATAAATCCTTCCACCAGTTCCTTCTGTGCTTTGTCTGATGAAAGGTTTTTCTTCATCAGTTGCTCGGCAACCTGAAGGGAAAACATGGCCACCTG is part of the Cyclobacteriaceae bacterium genome and harbors:
- the atpH gene encoding ATP synthase F1 subunit delta, whose translation is MAEARVASRYVKSLLGLAEEQKSLDKVYQDMRLFTKVCDENRSFSVMLRSPVIRHDMKRQIMAKLFTGKVEPLTLAFFDIITKKNREPLLPAIAREFHNAYNQYKGISKASVVTAYPIDAQLRGEIESLVKKISDKKQI